The genomic segment GTTTGTCTATCCCTTCGGGCTCGGTAAATACGCTTGCAAACTTTATTGCGCGGGATATAAATATTTCATCTTTTGGCATCAATTTCAATAGCTTGAGAGGTTTGAGAGTCTTGGATGTGACCAATTCCGGTCTTACATCGTTGGATGTCAGCTCGTGCAGTAACTTGCAATCGCTTACAGCCAACGGGTTGAACCTCACGTCGCTGACACTGCCTGATAATGATAATCAATTGAAGTTCCTGTACCTGTCCGGGGTTTCGGGGCTGTCCACGTTGGATCTTGCAAGGTATGCCTATTTGGAAGAACTCGATGTGTCATCATCACAATTTACATCAAAATTGACCTTGCCTACCAACACTGGTTCTTTGAAATATCTCGATGTCAGCAATACCGGGACATATCTTTCAGGCAATTACAGTTATGCCGACCCGTGGGATTTGTCAGACTATATCCGTCTGGTTGGAACCGGAGGCTATATGAAATATGACGGTACGGGGTTCCGACAGACGAACGATGGTGATGCACCGACGCGAAATCTGATTTTGAGTGCAGATGAAGAAAACTGGGTTATAAGGGATTGGACTGGCTCGCCGGAGGAAGGTGGAACCTTGGATCTTTCTTCCTTCTCTAATCTGCGAGGTGTAGAGCTGACCGCCGGCGGTGGTCTTGTTTTGCCTAAAAATCTGACAGGTGCGCTTACAGTCAGATTGACAGGTAGCCCCAATATCGCTAAGGTTGATTTCTCGGGTATGAAACAATTGAAATTTCTTGATGTGATTGATGTGAAATCTGTTGATGTATCAGAATGTAAAAGTTTGGTCAATTTAATTTGTAATGGTGATTCCACAAAAGAGTTGAAACTGTCGGCAGACAATGGTGCCCTGAAGTTGTTGAATATTTCTAATTCAGGAATCAAAACGGTGGACTTGTCGCATAACGAGGCTCCAAACCTTGAGGACTTCAAGTCTTGGTGGGCACCATTAGAGTTGCTCGACTTGTCTGATCATGCAAGCTTGTCCACGCTCAGTCTTTATCCGGCACTCACTGGAGATGGCAAGGAGTCAATCACTGCCCCTGAAAAAGGAAAGACCTTCTTCAGTGAAGGAAACAAACTTCGTGTGCTGAGACTGAAACGGTGCAATGCATTGCGGTTGCAGACAGAGTACGATGAAGATCTGGATGCATGGCTCTCCATTCTGCGCTTGAACCCGGGACAGATTGGTGGCGCAGAGGATTATGAAATATATGTGGCTTTGGAGGAGCTGGACCTGACGGGAAACACCGCCATAGAGCATATCGCATGCCAGAACAGCATGCTGAACAAGTTGATTGTCAATGATTGCACCAACTTGAAGAAGATTGCTATCAACCAAGGTCGCCTGACCGGTAATGGTGACGTGCAGCTGTCAAATTGCGGAAGTCTCTATAAATTCATCGCAGACCGCCATCCCTGGGAGACGATGGACTTTCTTCTGAAACCCAGTGAAGGGCGTTCGCAGGCTGCCATCGAGGCTCTGGGATTCTTGCATGTAAATGGCGGTTCATATACGATCTTAACAGACAGGAACCGAGTTGTCAGGGAATATGACGGCGAGCCGATGCTTATCACCAGCCGCATCAAAGAACTGGACCTCTCACACTTGAAAAACGGAACGTTCAAGGGATTATACTGCGAAGCCAACCTTCTTACCGATCTGGACATCAGCAACCTTGGTTCAGGCATGACACATTTCTCCGTGAAAAACAACATGATTCTGACCATGGACCTCTCGTCTTTGAATCATACAGATCTGGAGGATGGTCAATGGAGTCCGCAGGTGGCTTTCCTGGATGTGGAGACGATAAAAGGCAATTACGGTGTAGCGCTCGATACAGGTGCAAAAGACTGGGTGGCACTCAACTTGCCGACAAAGGGCTATACCCATAAGATGGACAATACCTTGGGCTTGTACCCAAACCTCTATTGTGAGCTGAAAGATTCTGCCCAAATCGCAAGCGAGGCAGATCCTTGGATGTGCAAGGTGGAAGAGACCGACTCCCTGGCAAAGCATGCCGGAGCAACGGAGTTTCTGGATGCCAAATTTGATCCGAGTCACACGGGAGAGCACATCTTCCTGCATTCGCAGAATGAAATGGGATACAAAGACCAGGATCTCTACGGAAAAGTTCTGAAATACAGATATAACACCGGCTATAACCAGACGATAGAAAACGGCAAGCCGACAGGTATAAAAATTAATGAAGCCGATACGCTTGACGCGCATATAGACGTCCGTGTGCACATCTGGCCCTATATTATGAACCTGAATCACAGGACCTTGTCAACTCAGTCCAAGGCAAGGGGAGTTAACTATTATTCAAGCACCATCTATCTCGACTATGACGCAGTGATTCCAAAGGGAGTTGAGGTGTATTACATTACCGGCGTCACGGATACAACGAAAGTCATATATGGCGGAGGAACTGCTGTTGACAAGCAGTTTGACATGCTCCCGTTCGGTAAAGGCGATGTTGACCTGAGCGACCCGAGCATTGACCTGACCAAACCTGAAAATAACGTCATCCTGCCGGCTTATACACCGGTGTTCGTGAAGTCTAAGAAGGCAGCCGGGCTTTATGACTTTCAGACGGCATGGGACTTCAAGGAAATAAAAGGCTGGGAAAATATCGCGACGATTGAAGGTTTTGATGAAACGGAGATGCCGATGATTCTGCATGGCGTGCAGAAAACAGACGGGCGAATCATCAGACCGGAGTATGAACGCAGTGTTGCAGCAGCCTACGAACTCAAGGCCAAACTTGCGAATGATGGCGTGAAAAACCTGTTGACGGGTATCGCAGGAAAGAAATACAGCACAGCGGATCTGGAGGATAAAAACTTCAATATGTATGAGAAAGCTGACACGACCGTTACAAGGAGATCGGTATTGGTGCTGGCAAATGAAACACAGAAGGGAACGCAGATAATAGGCTTCTGGCCGTATAACGGAACAACTGTTGCTGCTCATCGATGCATCATCACCGGCGATGATTTCTATGCAGCAACCGGTTCAACCTCTTTGGATGGTGGCACGTTCTATTTCTCTGAAGACAACGAGACCACCGCAATTAAGAACATCGACAACGATTCACATCCTGCTGACGACGCTTGGTACACACCGCAAGGCATCCGTCTGAACGGTCGCCCGACGCAGCCCGGCATCTACATCAACATGGGCAGAAAAGTTGTCATAAAATAACGATGACGGTATGAAAAAAGAGAGATATCTAAAACCCGAAATAGAGACGATTCCATACATGGATAAGGACCTGTTGGAAACTATTTTACCTGGCTCTACCGGAGCTGATGAAGCCTTCGGCAAACAGACCGACTTCGACGAGTCGGATTGGAAAGACGAAGAAGGCAACGGCAACGGCGGCGGATGGGATTCGGGCTTCGGTTCGACGGACCCAGATGACAACAATTTGTCGAACGCATTTTTTGAAAACGAATTGGACGAATAATTTCACGCTGAGCCGATAGGAAGCCTGTCGCATAGATGATTTCGCGGATGAAACGAAAAGGGAGTAACTCACCGATTCGTTTCATCCGCGATTTTTTTTGCGGTGGGGGAGGTGGGGAGTTTAAGGAGTTTAGGGTCTTTAAGGAGTTTAGGGTCTTTAAAGTCCTTAGGGTCTTTAAAGTCCTTAGGGTCCTTAAGGTCTTTAGAGTCTCCGGTTAAAACTTCGCTTTTGTATATTTATGCATAGGTGGAGGTTTTGCTGCTCGGCGTGGAAGTTGTTGTTAGTCAGTGGGTTAGGAGGTGCTTTCCAAAAGTTCAACTTTTAGCTTGCAAAAGTTCAACTTTCAGGCTGCAAAAGTTCAACTTTTAGACGGTGAAAGTTCAACTTTTGGAAAACGAAAGTTCAACTGCATATTTATACGCCCTTTCCTGTATGTTTATGCGGGTGAAAAGGAGCCCCTCCCTAACCCTCCCAAAGGGAGGGAACGCCTGACGGAAGGAAACAATCTCTAATCATCATTCTTAATTCAAATATGGCGTTTGTAGGGGGCGATCGATGTATCGACCCGAACAGGCGACCCCACCCCTGACCCCTCCCCTCGGCGATGGGAGGGGAGTGTGATTAGTATCTTGTTCCGCTAGGCGTTCCCCTCCCATTTTAGAGGAGTGGAGTGTGATTAGTATCTTCTTCCGTCAGGCGTTCCCCTTCCATTTTAGGGGAGGGGAGTGTGATTAGTATCTTCTTCCGTCAGGCGTTCCCCTCCCATTTTAGGGGAGGGGAGTGTGATTAGTATCTTCTTCCGTCAGGCGTTCCCCTCCCATTTCAGGGGAGGGGAGTGTGATTAGTATCTTCTTCCGTCAGGCGCTCCCCTTCCATTTTAGAGGAGGGGAGTGTGATTAGTATCTTCTTCCGTCAGGCGCTCCCCTTCCATTTTAGAGGA from the Prevotella sp. Rep29 genome contains:
- a CDS encoding leucine-rich repeat domain-containing protein, which produces MKKKLLFLLLMLMPMSVMATVVVTIDGLEYLDDQDGKGPYIWVAGSGNITTEDGRVFAHTHFIPGPGMRGNFRGKWNNNNPKWYKTDLDAIEELDPSGWKNFDDYQGIEYFRNLKKLLINSSGAASVKLDLSKNTKLETLTFTQPTIRLSQLNISNTKLTSLSIPSGSVNTLANFIARDINISSFGINFNSLRGLRVLDVTNSGLTSLDVSSCSNLQSLTANGLNLTSLTLPDNDNQLKFLYLSGVSGLSTLDLARYAYLEELDVSSSQFTSKLTLPTNTGSLKYLDVSNTGTYLSGNYSYADPWDLSDYIRLVGTGGYMKYDGTGFRQTNDGDAPTRNLILSADEENWVIRDWTGSPEEGGTLDLSSFSNLRGVELTAGGGLVLPKNLTGALTVRLTGSPNIAKVDFSGMKQLKFLDVIDVKSVDVSECKSLVNLICNGDSTKELKLSADNGALKLLNISNSGIKTVDLSHNEAPNLEDFKSWWAPLELLDLSDHASLSTLSLYPALTGDGKESITAPEKGKTFFSEGNKLRVLRLKRCNALRLQTEYDEDLDAWLSILRLNPGQIGGAEDYEIYVALEELDLTGNTAIEHIACQNSMLNKLIVNDCTNLKKIAINQGRLTGNGDVQLSNCGSLYKFIADRHPWETMDFLLKPSEGRSQAAIEALGFLHVNGGSYTILTDRNRVVREYDGEPMLITSRIKELDLSHLKNGTFKGLYCEANLLTDLDISNLGSGMTHFSVKNNMILTMDLSSLNHTDLEDGQWSPQVAFLDVETIKGNYGVALDTGAKDWVALNLPTKGYTHKMDNTLGLYPNLYCELKDSAQIASEADPWMCKVEETDSLAKHAGATEFLDAKFDPSHTGEHIFLHSQNEMGYKDQDLYGKVLKYRYNTGYNQTIENGKPTGIKINEADTLDAHIDVRVHIWPYIMNLNHRTLSTQSKARGVNYYSSTIYLDYDAVIPKGVEVYYITGVTDTTKVIYGGGTAVDKQFDMLPFGKGDVDLSDPSIDLTKPENNVILPAYTPVFVKSKKAAGLYDFQTAWDFKEIKGWENIATIEGFDETEMPMILHGVQKTDGRIIRPEYERSVAAAYELKAKLANDGVKNLLTGIAGKKYSTADLEDKNFNMYEKADTTVTRRSVLVLANETQKGTQIIGFWPYNGTTVAAHRCIITGDDFYAATGSTSLDGGTFYFSEDNETTAIKNIDNDSHPADDAWYTPQGIRLNGRPTQPGIYINMGRKVVIK